From one Rhodopirellula islandica genomic stretch:
- a CDS encoding sodium/glutamate symporter yields MLHAIVFVCALLLLGVGLRQQVAWFRKGLIPASLIAGFLGLAVVQWFRWNGRDTLEPIVSALGPWPSTLIAVVFAAMLLGKSKQDRSSSSQHLVRDVMQQGLMVWIIVLGQTVVGLWVTWWWIGPQFELPSSAGMLIETGFAGGHGTAAAMGDVFKHASIGWEEGFDLGVMMATGGLVYGLVSGILWIQLALRRNWIQVTESAEDPASDQPEPTPTKSAAKPERNFNAASLGSARMDGSVLDPLLLQAIWLALAMGIGVAMQGGVGWVAEAMGTNASAESVEVAAVGPSQTSDDAGSPDAGESQLQSRLTLASIVGSFPLFIYTLFGGAIVRMLLRAIGQVHLIDEQTIHRLSGTSMDLLVVAAVATLNLAAVASLWVPLAILLLAGSIWSTFCLLFLSRRILPPEKWFPLGLINFGMSTGTTATGFVLLRVVDPELKSGAAEDYALAAPLSAPFIGGGMITVAMPLVVLSRVSIAWPALLLATLLMVLIVLGVRSRRSH; encoded by the coding sequence ATGCTTCACGCCATCGTTTTTGTTTGTGCTCTGTTGCTGCTTGGCGTTGGGTTGCGTCAACAAGTCGCATGGTTTCGAAAGGGGTTGATCCCTGCTTCGTTGATCGCAGGATTCCTGGGGCTGGCGGTGGTTCAGTGGTTTCGCTGGAACGGACGCGACACGCTGGAACCGATTGTGTCCGCCCTCGGTCCATGGCCGTCGACTTTGATCGCCGTCGTTTTCGCGGCCATGTTGTTGGGCAAAAGCAAACAAGATCGTTCTTCGTCGAGCCAGCATTTGGTCCGAGACGTCATGCAGCAGGGTCTGATGGTTTGGATCATCGTGCTGGGCCAAACCGTGGTTGGGCTCTGGGTCACGTGGTGGTGGATCGGACCGCAGTTCGAATTGCCTTCCTCGGCCGGAATGTTGATCGAAACCGGGTTTGCTGGCGGGCACGGAACCGCCGCGGCGATGGGAGACGTCTTCAAGCACGCTTCGATCGGCTGGGAAGAAGGCTTTGACCTGGGCGTCATGATGGCAACCGGTGGATTGGTTTACGGCCTGGTCTCCGGCATTCTCTGGATACAGCTGGCGCTTCGGCGGAACTGGATTCAGGTCACTGAGTCCGCTGAGGATCCGGCGTCCGATCAGCCTGAACCGACCCCAACGAAATCAGCAGCGAAACCGGAACGAAATTTCAATGCGGCCTCCCTCGGCAGCGCACGCATGGACGGAAGCGTGCTCGATCCGTTGTTGTTGCAAGCGATCTGGTTGGCGCTCGCGATGGGCATCGGCGTCGCCATGCAAGGCGGCGTGGGCTGGGTCGCGGAAGCCATGGGAACAAACGCCAGCGCCGAATCCGTTGAAGTGGCTGCGGTGGGGCCCAGCCAAACGTCCGATGATGCTGGATCCCCCGACGCCGGTGAATCCCAACTGCAATCGCGATTGACGCTGGCCAGCATCGTTGGATCGTTCCCGTTGTTCATTTACACGCTTTTCGGTGGCGCAATCGTGCGAATGCTGCTGCGAGCGATTGGCCAGGTCCACTTGATCGACGAGCAAACCATCCATCGACTTTCGGGAACCTCGATGGATTTGCTGGTCGTTGCCGCGGTCGCGACCCTAAATTTGGCGGCGGTGGCGTCTTTGTGGGTGCCTTTGGCCATTCTCCTGTTGGCCGGATCGATCTGGTCCACATTTTGTCTGCTGTTTTTATCTCGCAGGATTTTGCCGCCTGAAAAATGGTTCCCGCTGGGTTTGATCAATTTTGGGATGTCAACTGGCACCACGGCGACGGGGTTTGTATTGCTACGGGTCGTCGACCCGGAACTGAAGTCGGGGGCGGCAGAGGATTACGCGTTGGCGGCTCCCCTGTCAGCACCGTTCATTGGGGGTGGCATGATCACCGTTGCGATGCCTTTGGTCGTGCTTTCACGAGTTTCGATTGCTTGGCCAGCCCTGTTGCTGGCGACTTTGCTGATGGTGTTGATCGTGCTGGGGGTTCGATCGAGACGATCCCATTGA
- a CDS encoding amidophosphoribosyltransferase, giving the protein MAELNHECGVAAIYHLSGRGRSPVCTDDGPRQISRLLPRMLLDIQNRGQLAAGMTTFDPDRPALLKTRRDVGTVTEVFRLNHRAKAESLMKSLAGRAAIGHVRYATCGADDRNYAQPFERRHIHKRKWFSFCFNGQLANYTLLKQRLLADGDHHLALDTDTEIFLHEIARLLSQSQERLDWIDVLRQVTAGFDGAYSMALLTAEGEMLVARDPLGIKPMCYIHEGPLFACASESVALLNLGFEPDQIHSLPPGHAILIDPEEGFRMERFAEPEAPKHCFFEWIYFANVASTLDDRSVYLSRTNLGRELADAEREFGRVPLDDPDTIIVPVPDTSKAAADSMAYELSIPCREGLIRNRYAGRTFIEGGRARKAKAAAKYTPLREVLQGKRVILVEDSIVRSTTMNALLDRIRDVGGAKEIHVRVACPPIVAPCFYGIDMSTIDQLIAPKYFSLTGELDEESQQRMADDLGADSLRYLPVSAIARAIDLPEDHLCQACVTGKYPTPIGQHLYQIACDNRGSRINNQRTYEQLAAAVAGE; this is encoded by the coding sequence ATGGCTGAATTGAATCACGAATGCGGCGTTGCCGCGATTTACCATCTCTCTGGTCGCGGGCGCAGCCCCGTGTGCACGGACGACGGGCCGCGACAAATTTCGCGTCTGTTGCCCCGCATGTTGCTCGACATTCAAAATCGAGGGCAACTTGCCGCTGGGATGACGACCTTTGACCCCGATCGTCCTGCGCTCTTGAAAACGCGACGAGACGTTGGAACGGTGACGGAAGTCTTCCGTCTGAATCACCGTGCCAAGGCCGAATCGCTGATGAAGTCATTGGCCGGGCGAGCCGCAATCGGGCACGTTCGCTACGCCACCTGCGGGGCCGACGACCGGAATTACGCTCAACCGTTCGAGCGTCGTCACATCCACAAACGCAAATGGTTCAGTTTCTGCTTCAACGGCCAATTGGCTAATTACACGCTGCTGAAACAACGCTTGCTCGCCGATGGTGACCACCACTTGGCGCTCGACACCGACACAGAAATCTTTCTTCACGAGATCGCTCGACTGCTGTCGCAGTCGCAGGAACGACTCGACTGGATCGATGTTTTGAGGCAAGTCACGGCTGGTTTCGACGGTGCCTACTCGATGGCATTGCTGACCGCGGAAGGCGAAATGTTGGTCGCTCGCGACCCGCTGGGTATCAAACCCATGTGCTACATCCACGAGGGCCCATTGTTTGCCTGTGCCAGCGAGAGTGTGGCGTTGTTGAACCTTGGGTTTGAACCGGACCAAATTCATTCGTTGCCACCTGGCCATGCGATTCTGATCGATCCCGAGGAAGGTTTTCGGATGGAGCGGTTCGCTGAACCGGAAGCTCCCAAGCATTGCTTCTTCGAGTGGATTTATTTCGCCAACGTCGCCAGCACGCTGGACGATCGCAGCGTCTACCTTTCCCGCACGAACCTGGGTCGTGAACTGGCGGATGCTGAGCGAGAGTTCGGTCGTGTCCCATTGGACGACCCCGACACGATCATCGTCCCGGTTCCGGACACCAGCAAAGCCGCCGCGGATTCGATGGCGTATGAGCTGTCAATTCCCTGCCGCGAAGGTTTGATCCGCAACCGATACGCGGGACGCACGTTCATCGAAGGCGGACGAGCTCGAAAGGCCAAAGCGGCCGCCAAGTACACGCCACTGCGGGAAGTCCTGCAGGGCAAACGTGTCATCCTGGTGGAAGATTCGATTGTTCGAAGCACGACCATGAATGCCTTGCTCGACCGAATTCGTGATGTTGGCGGTGCCAAGGAAATTCACGTTCGGGTGGCCTGCCCACCGATCGTTGCACCGTGTTTCTATGGCATCGACATGAGCACCATCGATCAATTGATCGCGCCCAAGTACTTTTCGCTAACCGGCGAGTTGGACGAAGAGTCCCAGCAACGGATGGCAGATGATCTTGGCGCGGACTCGCTGCGGTACCTGCCCGTTTCGGCCATCGCCCGGGCGATCGACTTGCCCGAAGATCACCTCTGCCAGGCCTGCGTGACGGGCAAGTACCCGACTCCGATCGGCCAGCACCTGTACCAAATCGCTTGCGATAATCGTGGGAGTCGAATCAACAACCAACGCACCTACGAGCAACTCGCAGCGGCCGTTGCGGGTGAATGA
- a CDS encoding NAD(P)-binding domain-containing protein: protein MKPTESSLAVSHEPNRVCDVVVVGGGPIGIETAIELRRNGIDAIVFEAGPLGHTISWWAPQTRWFSSNDRISIAGVPLNTVDQSKASREEYLNYLRCVVDQFCVPVETFSKVDNIKACPDQPRRWQVQVGSKCIEASAVVLAIGGTDHPNRLNVPGEDLPHVDGYLREAHHYHGRRVLIVGGRNSAVEAAIRLHRVGAKVTLSYHRDELPSTSIKYWLRPEIDGLIRSKAVEALFQSRVTAITPERVDLEQTLPDGRHHTLHMHFDDVLTLIGYDQDKTLFKQLGIPMEDPGQKPVYDEATMETKLPGIYLAGTAVGGTQSSKYQVFLENCHVHATKITQHLLENGMGRSLSDEDGQSTPGIKPGGTPAEALTRQIEMNPES, encoded by the coding sequence GTGAAACCAACTGAATCCAGCCTCGCCGTGTCTCATGAGCCCAATCGCGTTTGCGACGTGGTGGTGGTCGGTGGCGGGCCCATTGGGATTGAAACAGCAATTGAACTGCGACGAAATGGCATCGACGCGATCGTGTTCGAAGCCGGTCCACTCGGGCATACCATTTCATGGTGGGCCCCCCAAACGCGATGGTTCAGCAGCAACGATCGAATCTCAATCGCGGGGGTGCCGTTGAACACGGTCGATCAATCCAAAGCGAGTCGCGAAGAGTACCTCAATTATTTGCGTTGCGTTGTGGACCAGTTTTGCGTTCCCGTGGAAACGTTTTCAAAGGTCGACAACATCAAAGCTTGTCCGGACCAGCCTCGTCGTTGGCAGGTGCAAGTCGGTTCGAAGTGCATCGAAGCGTCGGCGGTTGTCTTGGCAATTGGTGGAACGGATCATCCCAATCGACTGAACGTTCCCGGTGAAGACCTGCCGCATGTCGACGGTTACCTGCGTGAGGCTCACCATTACCACGGTCGTCGAGTTTTGATCGTGGGTGGTCGTAACAGCGCGGTCGAAGCCGCAATTCGCCTGCACCGAGTTGGTGCGAAGGTCACGTTGAGTTATCACCGAGACGAATTGCCATCGACCAGCATCAAGTACTGGCTGCGTCCTGAGATCGATGGGCTGATTCGCAGCAAAGCGGTCGAGGCGTTGTTCCAAAGTCGCGTGACTGCGATCACGCCGGAACGAGTTGACTTGGAGCAAACGCTACCGGATGGTCGCCATCACACCTTGCACATGCATTTCGATGACGTGTTGACGTTGATTGGCTACGACCAGGACAAAACGCTGTTCAAGCAACTCGGCATTCCGATGGAAGACCCGGGCCAAAAGCCTGTGTACGACGAAGCCACGATGGAAACCAAGCTGCCTGGGATTTACCTCGCGGGAACGGCCGTGGGTGGAACTCAAAGCAGCAAGTACCAAGTGTTCTTGGAGAACTGCCACGTGCACGCAACGAAAATCACCCAGCACCTGCTGGAAAACGGAATGGGACGGTCGTTGTCCGATGAAGACGGGCAATCCACCCCGGGAATCAAGCCTGGCGGAACTCCCGCAGAAGCACTCACGCGTCAGATCGAGATGAATCCCGAGAGCTGA
- a CDS encoding sugar phosphate isomerase/epimerase family protein: protein MQLGFVSAILPEYNLEEVFAVAGQCGYECVEVMCWPPGKAERRYAGTTHIDVTDLSDERIDQIQSLCQRYDVAISSLGYYPNPLSPDEAESKLASEHLIQLINASSKLGIGRVTTFVGRDWNKTVDDNWPRFETVWGPIIEAAEKADVRIGIENCPMLFTDDEWPGGKNLATSPAIWRRMFETFPSEHFGLNYDPSHPVFMHMDYLTPMRAFADRLVHIHAKDVRVDQVMLDQVGVFANPNEWHTPKLPGLGQVDWGQFFSILTDTGYSGPVCVEVEDRAYEGSIENRIRALKQSHDYLRMFLPRM, encoded by the coding sequence ATGCAACTAGGTTTTGTCAGTGCCATCTTGCCAGAGTACAACCTGGAAGAAGTCTTTGCCGTCGCTGGCCAGTGTGGCTATGAATGCGTGGAAGTCATGTGCTGGCCGCCGGGGAAAGCCGAACGTCGCTACGCCGGCACGACTCACATCGATGTCACGGACCTGTCCGATGAACGCATCGACCAGATTCAATCGCTGTGCCAACGATACGACGTCGCGATCAGCTCCCTCGGCTACTACCCCAATCCACTTTCACCGGACGAGGCCGAATCCAAGCTGGCATCGGAACACCTGATTCAATTGATCAATGCGTCTTCCAAGCTTGGCATCGGCCGAGTCACCACGTTTGTGGGACGCGACTGGAACAAAACCGTTGACGACAACTGGCCTCGCTTCGAAACCGTGTGGGGCCCGATCATCGAGGCCGCAGAGAAAGCCGATGTTCGAATCGGCATCGAAAACTGCCCCATGCTTTTCACGGACGACGAATGGCCGGGCGGAAAGAACCTGGCGACCAGCCCCGCGATCTGGCGGCGGATGTTCGAAACGTTTCCGAGCGAACACTTTGGACTGAACTACGACCCGTCCCATCCGGTGTTCATGCACATGGATTACCTGACACCGATGCGTGCGTTTGCAGATCGATTGGTGCACATTCACGCGAAAGACGTTCGTGTGGATCAAGTGATGCTGGATCAGGTCGGCGTGTTTGCCAACCCAAACGAATGGCACACCCCCAAATTGCCCGGACTCGGGCAAGTCGACTGGGGCCAGTTCTTTTCGATCCTGACTGACACGGGATACAGCGGACCGGTTTGCGTGGAAGTCGAAGACCGGGCTTACGAAGGCTCGATCGAGAACCGCATCCGCGCCCTCAAACAAAGCCATGACTACCTGCGGATGTTCCTGCCACGGATGTAA
- a CDS encoding ATP-binding cassette domain-containing protein, with product MISLDDLTIGFRGPALLDGVSARIERGQRIGLLGRNGAGKTTLLKMLSGDVTPDNGQVILDPNVRLARLTQDVPQNVSGTVRDIITLPAAEFSKMGTTAGLGTALGPTDHGTWEEWEIEQKIEETLTRMNLDPETEFESLSSGMRRRVLLARAIASEPDMLLLDEPTNHLDIQSILWLEDFLSRWSGTLMFITHDRSFLQSLANRIWEIDRGRLFDWTCDYQTFLKRKAAALDAEEKQNALFDKRLAEEEVWIRQGIKARRTRNEGRVRALKTMRNEANQRRSLEGKAKLNLQVAERGGALITKLDNVSFAYPGTDRVIIRDFTSLIMRGDKIGIIGPNGAGKSTLLKLILGKLQPTSGTVRLGTNLKIAYFDQLRDTLDPELTVQENVGEGSDKIQVGNATKHIMGYLQDYLFTPERARTQVKFLSGGERNRALLAKLMTQPANVIVLDEPTNDLDAETLELLEEQLVGFDGTLLMVSHDRTFLNNVVTSTLVFDDDSDPGIVNEYVGGYDEWEAVAKRRRAEQGTTKTSGKKATSKPPASNSVAADPSVKAVKLSYNEQRELKLLPGKIEKLEMEIAAIHEEMAAPEFYQSGGDKIAIKSDELKAKETELAESYKRWEALEAH from the coding sequence ATGATTTCACTGGATGATTTGACCATCGGTTTTCGCGGGCCAGCTTTGCTGGACGGGGTCTCGGCACGCATCGAACGCGGGCAACGCATCGGGTTGCTCGGTCGCAATGGAGCGGGCAAAACAACGTTGCTCAAAATGTTGTCAGGCGATGTCACACCGGACAACGGCCAAGTGATCTTGGACCCGAATGTGCGTTTGGCACGGCTGACTCAGGATGTGCCCCAGAACGTGAGCGGCACGGTCCGCGACATCATCACGCTTCCCGCCGCGGAGTTCTCCAAGATGGGGACCACCGCCGGCTTGGGGACTGCCCTTGGGCCCACCGATCATGGGACCTGGGAAGAGTGGGAGATCGAGCAAAAGATCGAGGAGACGCTCACCCGAATGAACCTCGACCCGGAGACGGAGTTCGAGAGTCTTTCCAGTGGGATGCGACGTCGTGTGTTGTTGGCCCGGGCCATCGCCAGCGAACCGGACATGTTGCTCCTCGACGAGCCAACGAACCACCTGGACATTCAGTCGATCTTGTGGCTGGAGGATTTCCTGAGTCGTTGGTCGGGCACGTTGATGTTCATCACTCACGATCGTTCGTTTCTGCAGTCGCTCGCGAATCGGATTTGGGAAATCGACCGCGGTCGACTCTTCGATTGGACCTGCGACTACCAAACGTTTCTCAAACGCAAGGCCGCGGCATTGGATGCCGAGGAAAAGCAGAACGCGTTGTTTGACAAGCGGCTGGCGGAGGAAGAGGTCTGGATTCGACAGGGCATCAAGGCGCGGCGGACACGGAATGAAGGCCGTGTGCGAGCCCTCAAGACGATGCGCAACGAAGCCAACCAACGACGCAGTCTCGAGGGCAAGGCCAAGCTGAATCTGCAAGTCGCTGAACGTGGTGGGGCCTTGATCACAAAACTCGACAACGTTTCGTTCGCCTACCCGGGAACCGACCGCGTCATCATTCGCGACTTCACGTCGCTGATCATGCGTGGTGACAAGATCGGAATCATTGGTCCCAACGGAGCCGGGAAGTCCACGTTGCTGAAGTTGATTTTGGGCAAACTGCAACCAACCTCCGGGACGGTTCGACTGGGAACCAATCTCAAGATCGCTTACTTCGATCAATTGCGTGACACATTGGATCCAGAACTCACGGTCCAAGAAAACGTTGGCGAAGGAAGCGACAAGATCCAGGTCGGCAATGCCACCAAGCACATCATGGGGTACTTGCAGGACTACTTGTTCACTCCCGAACGAGCCCGAACGCAGGTCAAGTTTCTCTCCGGCGGTGAACGCAACCGTGCCTTGTTGGCCAAGCTGATGACCCAGCCTGCCAACGTCATCGTGCTGGACGAACCGACGAATGACTTGGATGCCGAGACGTTGGAACTGCTCGAAGAGCAACTGGTTGGCTTTGATGGCACGTTGTTGATGGTCAGTCACGACCGAACGTTCTTGAACAATGTGGTGACCAGCACATTGGTGTTCGATGACGACTCGGATCCTGGGATCGTCAACGAATACGTGGGTGGCTACGACGAATGGGAGGCGGTCGCCAAGCGGAGACGCGCTGAACAGGGGACAACCAAAACGAGTGGCAAGAAGGCCACGTCGAAGCCCCCGGCCAGCAACAGTGTTGCTGCGGATCCCTCTGTGAAAGCAGTCAAGCTTTCCTACAACGAACAACGCGAGTTGAAGCTGTTGCCAGGGAAGATTGAAAAGCTCGAAATGGAAATCGCGGCCATCCACGAAGAGATGGCCGCGCCAGAATTCTACCAATCCGGCGGCGACAAAATCGCGATCAAAAGCGATGAACTGAAGGCCAAGGAAACGGAGCTCGCCGAGTCCTACAAACGCTGGGAAGCTCTCGAAGCTCACTGA
- a CDS encoding ABC transporter ATP-binding protein translates to MSIIEVRDLTKNYRVYQKREGIGGSIRGLFHREFREVNAVRGIDLQVEQGEFVAFLGPNGAGKTTTLKLLSGVIQPTSGTASVMGYVPWERKDGYRRRFALVMGQKNQLWWDLPARESYLLHQHIYGIPEGEFKARLDEISDLLDVTRLLDQPVRELSLGERMKMELIAALLHSPEVLFLDEPTIGLDVIAQHNIQQFLRYYQEKRKITILLTSHYMKDVAALCRRVVVIAQGTIQYDGSLSGIVDKFSGYKLVTLQFAASENLTRPERLGDVVDENWPKLTYRVPRADVPRLLAETLRDHVIEDVVVEDPPLEDVIADLFRESMTESTNDVSESTATV, encoded by the coding sequence ATGTCGATCATCGAAGTCCGCGATTTGACAAAGAACTACCGCGTTTATCAAAAACGCGAGGGGATCGGCGGCAGCATCCGCGGCTTGTTTCACCGTGAATTTCGCGAGGTCAACGCTGTCCGTGGAATCGATTTGCAAGTCGAGCAAGGGGAGTTTGTTGCCTTCCTCGGCCCCAATGGGGCCGGCAAAACGACGACGCTGAAATTATTGAGTGGGGTCATTCAACCGACTTCCGGCACGGCCAGTGTGATGGGGTATGTCCCCTGGGAACGCAAGGATGGGTACCGTCGCCGGTTCGCTCTGGTGATGGGGCAAAAGAATCAGCTTTGGTGGGATCTGCCCGCCCGCGAATCGTATCTCTTGCATCAACACATTTATGGGATCCCCGAAGGCGAATTCAAAGCGCGCTTGGACGAGATCAGCGATTTGCTCGACGTGACCCGTCTGCTCGATCAACCCGTTCGTGAACTCTCGCTGGGGGAACGGATGAAGATGGAATTGATTGCGGCGTTGCTACACAGCCCCGAGGTGTTGTTTCTGGACGAGCCGACGATAGGTCTGGACGTGATCGCTCAGCACAACATTCAGCAGTTCCTTCGTTACTACCAAGAAAAACGCAAGATCACGATCCTTCTGACCAGCCACTACATGAAGGACGTCGCCGCACTTTGCCGGCGTGTGGTCGTGATCGCTCAGGGCACCATTCAGTACGACGGTTCGCTGTCGGGCATTGTCGACAAATTCAGTGGCTACAAATTGGTCACGTTGCAGTTTGCCGCATCGGAGAACCTGACGCGGCCCGAGCGACTCGGCGATGTCGTGGATGAAAATTGGCCGAAGTTGACGTACCGTGTGCCACGCGCCGACGTGCCCCGATTGTTGGCTGAAACCTTGCGTGACCACGTGATCGAGGATGTGGTCGTGGAAGACCCACCTCTCGAAGACGTGATCGCTGACCTGTTCCGTGAGTCCATGACCGAATCCACCAACGACGTATCCGAAAGCACCGCGACAGTATGA
- a CDS encoding PH domain-containing protein: MNSEPKPLHPISIVFQAFAVLKRTILPVVLVAWNAARSSWLGGWGAFGFFAVMVAGFAMIGLVRYWFYRYQLADGELIVTSGVIFKSRRNVPVARIQNVDLVQNLFHRMLGVAEVRVETASGTEPEAILKVLSLGEVESLREQIESARQQEPSLGATRNPVAAGSESMEATRGETPSFVDAAPVSATTTLLDIPLKWLVLAGLASNRGFVMVGIVIGILSQLLGRGDELARRITKSLISTGDLSVRSSQSSWWESWLVWIGALVLVLVVIRLLGIAWYVLRFYGYRLELRDQNLQLSCGLLTRVSATVPRRRIQWISIHRSPMQRWMKLASIRIETAGGAGKQNEDAATTVTRRWFVPIIPESRLEELVEHLRPGLDWSESALPWQSLDNRARKRMRRKAVMRAQGIGLLVAGAAFLVSDSPYSLALGLLAALVLIPCNIWASHRWHHHFGFAELPSGEGVVIREGFWNRKVSCTFYDRIQSVSCSESPFDRRWNMQTLRIDTAAAGPADHTYRLPMLSRPVASELFDRLASKTSGIEMVWD; encoded by the coding sequence ATGAACTCGGAACCGAAACCGCTGCATCCGATTTCGATCGTCTTCCAAGCCTTTGCGGTTTTGAAACGCACGATCCTTCCAGTCGTCCTGGTGGCTTGGAACGCCGCCCGATCGAGTTGGCTGGGGGGCTGGGGCGCGTTTGGTTTTTTTGCGGTGATGGTCGCAGGGTTCGCGATGATCGGATTGGTTCGCTATTGGTTTTATCGCTACCAACTGGCGGACGGTGAATTGATCGTGACGTCCGGCGTGATCTTCAAGTCCCGGCGAAACGTTCCTGTCGCGCGAATTCAGAATGTGGACTTGGTTCAGAATTTGTTCCACCGGATGCTGGGGGTTGCAGAAGTTCGCGTCGAAACGGCTAGCGGCACGGAACCCGAAGCGATCCTCAAAGTGCTCTCGCTGGGGGAAGTCGAATCGCTGCGTGAGCAAATAGAATCAGCTCGGCAGCAGGAGCCTTCCCTCGGGGCGACTCGCAACCCTGTGGCGGCAGGATCGGAATCCATGGAGGCCACACGGGGTGAGACGCCATCGTTCGTGGATGCTGCCCCGGTTTCGGCGACCACGACGTTGCTGGACATTCCTTTGAAGTGGTTGGTGTTAGCGGGTTTGGCCAGCAATCGCGGTTTTGTGATGGTCGGGATTGTCATTGGGATTCTTTCGCAACTCCTTGGCCGTGGCGATGAGTTGGCTCGCCGGATCACAAAGAGTCTGATTTCAACGGGTGATCTGAGTGTCCGAAGCTCGCAGTCCAGTTGGTGGGAATCATGGCTGGTTTGGATCGGGGCACTGGTGCTCGTGTTGGTGGTGATTCGTTTGCTCGGGATCGCCTGGTACGTGCTGCGGTTTTACGGGTACCGGTTGGAACTGCGTGACCAAAACCTGCAGCTTTCCTGTGGCTTGCTCACTCGCGTGTCGGCCACGGTTCCGCGACGCCGCATTCAATGGATCAGCATTCATCGCTCACCGATGCAGCGGTGGATGAAGCTGGCGTCGATTCGAATCGAAACCGCTGGTGGGGCTGGCAAACAAAACGAGGACGCCGCGACGACGGTCACGCGTCGTTGGTTCGTTCCGATCATTCCCGAGTCACGTTTGGAAGAATTGGTCGAACATCTTCGGCCGGGTCTGGATTGGTCGGAATCGGCGTTGCCTTGGCAGTCTCTGGACAATCGGGCGCGCAAGCGGATGCGACGAAAGGCTGTGATGCGAGCCCAGGGCATCGGTCTCCTCGTCGCTGGAGCGGCTTTCCTGGTATCGGATTCTCCGTATTCCTTGGCTCTGGGATTGCTGGCTGCATTGGTTTTGATCCCATGCAACATTTGGGCCTCGCATCGCTGGCATCACCACTTTGGATTCGCGGAATTGCCTTCGGGCGAGGGGGTCGTCATTCGCGAGGGATTTTGGAACCGAAAGGTCAGTTGCACCTTCTACGACCGGATTCAATCGGTGAGCTGTTCGGAGAGTCCCTTTGATCGTCGTTGGAACATGCAGACGTTGCGAATTGACACCGCCGCGGCGGGCCCCGCCGATCACACCTATCGGCTGCCGATGCTGTCCCGACCTGTTGCCAGCGAGCTGTTTGATCGCTTGGCCAGCAAAACGTCGGGAATCGAGATGGTTTGGGATTGA
- a CDS encoding PH domain-containing protein, giving the protein MNTEPAPNENEEAIGEVEPVLIPTADHQPASEPELRSGDERGFQSLPIEALRLDRFVGGIFIAIVVVVCLIGMVFPLFVAEATLEVLGWAAAGCLLLLGAVVYGGWFYPQAAHQCASWRINEHGLEIRRGVWWRHRIVIPHSRMQHSDIEQGPLQRMYSLATLVIHTAGTKDSSIQLENLNFETAEQLRDALTSGRGEMSVASERSVTA; this is encoded by the coding sequence ATGAACACCGAGCCCGCACCGAATGAGAATGAAGAGGCGATCGGGGAGGTCGAACCTGTGCTGATTCCAACCGCGGATCATCAGCCTGCCAGCGAACCCGAGTTGCGATCAGGCGATGAACGGGGGTTTCAATCGTTGCCCATCGAGGCATTGCGTTTGGATCGATTCGTGGGAGGCATTTTCATTGCGATTGTTGTGGTGGTTTGTCTCATCGGGATGGTTTTTCCTTTGTTCGTCGCCGAGGCAACGCTGGAAGTTTTGGGATGGGCTGCGGCTGGTTGTCTGCTGCTTTTAGGTGCGGTCGTCTACGGCGGTTGGTTCTATCCCCAAGCGGCTCACCAGTGTGCATCTTGGCGGATCAACGAACATGGTTTGGAAATTCGCCGAGGCGTTTGGTGGCGACATCGAATCGTGATCCCACATTCGCGAATGCAGCACAGCGACATCGAGCAGGGGCCTCTGCAGAGGATGTATTCGTTGGCGACGCTGGTCATTCACACTGCGGGGACCAAGGACTCATCGATTCAGCTTGAGAATTTGAACTTCGAAACCGCCGAACAATTGCGAGATGCCTTGACGAGTGGTCGCGGGGAAATGAGTGTCGCGTCTGAACGATCGGTGACGGCATGA